The Anaeromyxobacter sp. Fw109-5 genomic interval CCGACGCCACCATCGTGCGCGCCTCGGTGTTCGTGCTCGGCAGAGGGGTGCTGCTCTCCCTGGCGGACATCCCGCCCGGAGGCGCCACGGTGTCGCTCCTCGGGCGGCAGCACGGCAAGAGCGTCTACCGGCTCTCCATCCACACCCGCGCGAAGGAGATCTTCGACGTCGCCATCAACGTCGCCGAGGAGATGAACTTCTACGAGCTGAGGCAGGAGGTCTCGTGGCTGCTCGCGGCGGGAGCCCCGCCGCCGCTCGTGGAGCAGTTCGGCGGGTACTTCGCCGAGTGGGGGATCTTCACCGAGGAGTTCATCCCAGGCTCGGACGTCGAGCGCCAGGCGGCGCGGCTGCTGCGCCAGGGCGAGGCGCAGCGGCTGAAGCTGCTCTGGCCGTTCCTCGTCTGGACGGCGCTCGAGCTGCACGTGCGCTTCTGGGGCCGCACCGGCCGGCGCCTGGCGCTGCGGGAGCCCTCCCCCGCCGCGTTCATCGTGCCGTCCCACGACTACCACGCGGGCGCGCGCCTCGTGTCCATCTCGGACCGGTCGCAGTGCCTGACCTTCGACGAGCTCATCGAGCGGTTCGAGCGCTCGTTCATCCAGCGCATCGAGGCGCAGCGGCCGGACCTGCGGGGCGAGATCGACGACCACCTCCTGCTCTCGGCGGTCGTCGAGGCGCTCGGGTACGAACGCGGGGTGGCGCTGCTCGAGGACGCCGCGCAGAGCTCGCGCCGCGCGGTCGCCATCGAGACCTTCCTGGAGCGGCTGCGGGAGCGCGGCTTCACGCCCCAGCGCGTCTCGTTCGCGGCCCGCCGCTATCGGCGCTGGCTCGAGGCGACGCCCGGCGCGACGGTGGAGGCGAAGGGCAAGATGCTCGGGGAGCTGTGGGGCACGTACCGGCTGTCGGAGGTGGAGCAGTCCTGGCCCGACACCCGCCTCCGCTTCTTCCGCCGCACCGTGTTCGCGGACGGGCGGGCGGAGCTCGGCGCCGCCCTCGACCGCCTCATGAACCGCGCGCGCGCCCTCCCCCCCGGCGGCCTCGATCTGGAGGAGCAGGTCGCGGCGGTGCGCGCCGCGGTGCGCCCCTCCGCCGAGGAGGACTACTTCCTCGCGCGCATGACCTACCGGTACCTCGCGCCCACCGACGAGGTCGCGCTCATCTCGATGCCCTCCGGCGGCCACTACGTCACCGAGGTCGTGGTGGCGCTCACCGACGAGGAAGGGAACCGCTTCGCGGTGCGCGGGCCCATCTCGCCGCGCGAGGTGGCGCGCCTCCTGCACATGTTCCACGAGGCGAACCTGCAGGTGACCTTCACGACCGAGCACGAGTTCCTCATCGCGCTCGACGCGAAGGACACGCCCATCGCCGGCCTCTTCTACAGGCAGGTGAGCCCGGATCGCGTGCACATGGAGAAGATCGTGGTGGCCCGGCGTCACCGGGCGAAGGGGGTGTCGGAGGGGCTCATGCGCGAGTTCTACCGGCGCCTGCGGGCCCGCGGGGTGAAGCGGCTCGAGACCGGCTACTTCCAGCCCGAGTACCTCCGCCGCTACGGCTTCCGCACCGACCCCACCTCCGGCGGCCTCGTCTGCGACCTCGACCACGACGGCAGCTTCTAGAGCGACACCATGGCCAAGACCACCTGGAAGCTCATCGACACGACGCTGCGCGAGGGTGAGCAGTTCGCGAAGTCGTCCTTCCGCACCGAGGACAAGCTCGAGATCGCCCGCGCGCTCGACACGTTCGGCGTGGACTACATCGAGGTCACGACGCCCGCGGCCTCGCCGCAGTCGCAGCGCGACCTCGCCCAGATCGTGAAGCTGGGCCTCGCCGCCCGGATCATCACCCATACCCGCTGCATCCTCGACGACGTCAAGGCGGCGCTGGACGCCGGCGTGCGCGGGATCGGCATCTTCTTCGCGACGAGCCGCATCCTGCGCGAGGCCTCCCACGCGAAGTCGCTGCAGCAGATCGTGGACGCGATGGGGCCGCCCATCGAGGCGGCGCTCGCGGCCGGGCTCGAGGTCCGCTTCTCCGCCGAGGACGCCTTCCGCTCCGACGTGCACGACCTGCTCGCCGTCTACCGCGCGGCGGAGAAGCTCGGGGTGCACCGCGTGGGGGTGGCCGACACGGTGGGGATCGCCACGCCGCGCCAGGTCTACGCGCTCTTCCGCGAGGTGCGGAGCGCGGTGAAGTGCGATCTCGGCTTCCACGGCCACAACGACACGGGCTGCGCGATCGCCAACGCCTACGAGGCGATCTCCGCGGGCGCGACGCACGTGGACGTCTCGGTGCTCGGGATCGGCGAACGGAACGGGATCACCCCGCTCGGCGGGATCGTGGCCCGGATGTTCGCGCTCGAGCCGCAGGCGGTCGCCGAGCGCTACCGGCTCGGGCAGCTCCGCGAGCTCGAGCGGCTCGTGGCGCGGGTGACCGGGGTCGAGATCCCCTTCAACAACTTCGTCACCGGCGAGACCGCCTACTCCCACAAGGCGGGCATGCACCTCAAGGCGATGATGACGAACCCGGGCGCCTACGAGATCATCCCCCCCGAGGCGTTCGGGCTCAGCCGGCGGCTCATCGTGGGCAGCCGCCTCACCGGCCGGCACGCCATCGCCTACCGGGCCCGCGAGATGGGGATCACCTTCGGCGAGTCGGAGCTGAAGGCGATCACCCGCCGCATCAAGGAGCTGGCGGACGCGGGCGAGCTGTCCGAGGAGCAGATCGACGCGGTCCTGCGCGACTGGGTGACCGCGTGATGCCCGCCGCGCCCGCGTGATAAAAGGCACGGCCGCTCGGCCCGAGCGTGGCGCCTCGCCACGCTCGGCGCGAGTCGAGGGACCCGTGCTCGGAAGCCGCCTCCTCATCCTCGCCGCCGCGGTCCTCTGGTCGACCGCGGGGGCCGCCATCAAGAGCTCCGGGCTCGACGCCTGGCAGATCGCCGGCGGCCGCTCCCTCGTCGCCGGCCTGTTCCTGCTCGCCGTCGTCCGAGAGACCCGGCGCCTCCCGACCCTGCGCGTGCTG includes:
- the lysS gene encoding homocitrate synthase, which encodes MAKTTWKLIDTTLREGEQFAKSSFRTEDKLEIARALDTFGVDYIEVTTPAASPQSQRDLAQIVKLGLAARIITHTRCILDDVKAALDAGVRGIGIFFATSRILREASHAKSLQQIVDAMGPPIEAALAAGLEVRFSAEDAFRSDVHDLLAVYRAAEKLGVHRVGVADTVGIATPRQVYALFREVRSAVKCDLGFHGHNDTGCAIANAYEAISAGATHVDVSVLGIGERNGITPLGGIVARMFALEPQAVAERYRLGQLRELERLVARVTGVEIPFNNFVTGETAYSHKAGMHLKAMMTNPGAYEIIPPEAFGLSRRLIVGSRLTGRHAIAYRAREMGITFGESELKAITRRIKELADAGELSEEQIDAVLRDWVTA